In Enoplosus armatus isolate fEnoArm2 chromosome 2, fEnoArm2.hap1, whole genome shotgun sequence, one DNA window encodes the following:
- the LOC139303422 gene encoding protein NLRC3-like: MAGTARKLQIDEEVAGNESAQKGGEEDGKMKSTEDVDPPIKGHSGASLLEKRQDPHQNDTTKTERRADKGREADRHSECVDGPADVERNQIMESVKQKLKAHLREKFTYICEGTSASQSRLQNVFTRLYITQQAEEYGCKPHEILDQFKLPDKKSPYPVVDYQQINCLNIFKPGRNIPQQQPAKDRPIQRVMTKGIAGIGKTVAVQNFSLDWAEGKSNQHIDFIFVLPFRELNMLKDSEYSLLQLLLHFYPELKLLENTPHFVNKQVLFIFDGLDESRFPLDFDGGMRVSEIHQRSTVDVLLSNLIKGNLLPDALLWVTSRPAAASQIPSKYIDQMTEVQGFTDQQKEEYFKKRFSSAGQATEVLSYLRGMISFYFMGHIPIFCWIIAEVFKKGWSDQRSQRITTMTELYIYYLLIQTQRTTQKYGKKSSKKKKAQRKSSESGNAAALLNLSKLAFEQLQKGNIIFYEEDLRECGIDVDKASVFCGFCSEILRQERGLYQKKMFSFVHLSFQEFLAALYMFHCCVTENISTLKSFLDADPTDLGLLELQRRVVDKALQSEKGQLDLFLCFFLGFSLESNQTMLQGLLPQTKSRSETVEEMKRYLRNIRAGDIPPERCMNLLICKFELKEERFQDDIRMYLNSGARLSPIDCSVLSTMLQISGELVDELDLTKCFTPFVGTEKLLLQIKNCKKAVLKGEHLRNDGLPILLSILQSADSCLRELCGVCFSNTNIPLSNTLFAVLGSPDCKLETLRLSSFTLDFNHCHTLASILQSKHSSLRALDLANCIYSYPQDYSGYYSKELEKKEKYDDVNDELSLLTIIPAALIGPVCKLEDLSMPGCHLRSQCCQVFASVLSSNSQLRELDLSRNNLQDLGVQLLSVGLGSSKCRLEILRLSCCGITEEGCASLASALRSNPSHLRELDLSYNHPGESGARLLSERLEDPKCRMEKLNVDHDEEHWVNPQLLNKYACDLTLDPNTVNEHLLLTECRKVNFTEEKQPYPDHPERFDEQSQVLCREGLTGRCYWEVEWKGFVNIGVAYKSQGRKGRRDTEIDWSDKAWCFNETVWNGYSFRHGRGRETFIPVPIIDVQAFLARPRRLGLFLDWPAGTLSFYWLSGDTKTLLHTFHTTFTEPLHVAFTVYVGSSLTLSSAVKLRMDSARPSFTPEVITGRIGISYRFKFPSSGVFQCSLTGLVFNVTHKGEVTYKTLIWDNTLLQSAFKVPGGPLFSIECPQDSISQLHLPHCDPEPAPVSKSLSVVHITDDGMSIIQPLEITETHVVVDTPHLSAFGIVWDLIERFMNFMTKPVSGQILLFLRPTYRGGNLILSVILLPSNVPLQEVKAQHESSEYIQAPSYCLLLKDQYYSLHSDPEGYKIQPPVSMSIRGNVCCQ, from the exons atGGCAGGCACTGCAAGAAAGCTTCAGATAGATGAGGAGGTAGCCGGTAATGAGTCGGCacagaagggaggagaggaggatggaaagATGAAGAGCACAGAGGATGTAGATCCTCCGATCAAAGGACACAGTGGTGCAAGTCTGTTGGAGAAAAG GCAAGATCCACATCAGAATGACACCaccaaaacagagaggagagctgataagggcagagaggcagacaggcatTCTGAATGTGTAGATGGACCTGCAGACGTGGAAAGGAATCAAATCATGGAGAGTGTTAAACAGAAGCTTAAAGCCCATCTGAGGGAGAAGTTTACATACATATGCGAGGGTACGTCAGCCAGTCAATCTCGACTCCAGAATGTCTTCACAAGACTCTACATCACTCAACAGGCTGAGGAGTATGGTTGCAAACCGCATGAGATTCTAGATCAGTTTAAACTCCCAGATAAGAAGTCACCATATCCAGTGGTAGACTATCAACAGATCAACTGCCTGAATATCTTCAAACCAGGAAGAAACATTCCCCAGCAACAACCTGCAAAAGACAGGCCCATCCAAAGAGTGATGACCAAAGGAATTGCTGGCATTGGAAAGACAGTTGCTGTCCAAAACTTCTCCCTAGACTGGGCAGAGGGAAAATCCAACCAGCACATTGATTTCATCTTTGTGCTTCCTTTTAGAGAGCTGAACATGCTCAAAGATAGTGAGTACAGTCTGCTGCAACTTCTTCTACACTTCTACCCTGAACTGAAACTGCTAGAAAATACGCCGCATTTTGTTAACAAGCAAGTGCTGTTCATCTTTGATGGTTTGGATGAAAGTAGATTTCCACTGGACTTTGATGGGGGCATGAGAGTGAGTGAAATACACCAACGATCGACAGTTGATGTGTTGTTGTCAAACCTCATCAAAGGGAACCTGCTGCCTGACGCTCTGCTCTGGGTAACTTCCCGACCTGCAGCGGCCAGTCAGATTCCTTCTAAATATATTGACCAGATGACAGAAGTGCAAGGGTTCACTGACCAACAGAAGGAAGAATACTTCAAGAAGAGATTCAGCAGTGCTGGCCAGGCCACAGAAGTTCTATCTTATCTCAGAGGGATGATAAGCTTCTATTTCATGGGCCATATCCCAATCTTTTGTTGGATCATCGCTGAGGTATTTAAGAAAGGATGGAGTGACCAGAggagtcagaggatcacaacCATGACAGAGttgtacatttattatttactcattcaaacacaaagaacaacacagaaatatggGAAGAAAagctcaaagaagaagaaggctcAAAGGAAGTCATCAGAATCTGGGAATGCTGCCGCGCTTTTAAATCTGTCCAAGTTGGCGTTTGAACAGCTGCAGAAAGGAAACATCATATTCTATGAAGAGGACCTCAGAGAATGTGGCATTGATGTTGACAAAGCTTCCGTGTTTTGTGGATTTTGCTCAGAAATCCTGAGGCAAGAACGCGGCCTTTACCAGAAGAAGATGTTCAGCTTTGTGCATTTAAGCTTTCAGGAGTTTCTTGCTGCTCTTTACATGTTCCACTGCTGCGTGACAGAGAACATCAGCACTTTGAAGTCTTTCCTGGATGCGGACCCCACAGATCTAGGCTTGCTTGAGTTGCAGAGGAGAGTTGTGGATAAAGCCTTGCAGAGTGAGAAAGGTCAGTTGGAcctgtttctctgcttcttccttGGATTCTCACTGGAGTCCAATCAGACGATGCTACAAGGTTTACTACCGCAGACGAAGAGCAGATCAGAGACTGTcgaggagatgaagagatacCTAAGAAATATTCGTGCAGGAGACATCCCACCAGAGAGGTGCATGAACCTTTTGATCTGCAAGTTTGAGCTAAAAGAAGAGAGATTTCAGGATGACATCAGAATGTATCTAAATTCAGGAGCAAGACTCTCACCTATTGACTGCTCAGTACTGTCCACCATGCTGCAGATATCTGGGGAACTGGTTGATGAACTTGATCTCACAAAATGCTTCACACCGTTTGTGGGAACTGAGAAACTTCTCCTGCAAATAAAGAACTGCAAGAAGGCTGT ACTCAAGGGTGAACATCTGAGAAACGATGGCCTTCCTATACTACTCTCCATTCTTCAGTCAGCAGACTCGTGTTTGCGAGAACTTTGTGGGGTGTGTTTTTCGAACACCAACATTCCTCTTTCCAACACTCTCTTTGCTGTGCTGGGAAGTCCAGACTGTAAACTGGAGACACTAAG attgtCTAGTTTTACTCTAGATTTTAACCATTGTCACACATTGGCCTCCATCCTTCAATCAAAACACTCATCCCTGAGAGCGCTGGACTTGGCCAACTGCATATACAGTTATCCGCAGGATTATAGTGGATATTACTCGAAAGAGttggagaagaaggaaaaatatgATGACGTCAACGATGAGTTAAGCCTGCTGACTATTATTCCTGCTGCCTTGATCGGTCCAGTCTGTAAACTGGAGGATCTCAG CATGCCTGGTTGTCACCTGAGAAGTCAATGCTGTCAGGTGTTTGCCTCGGTTCTTAGCTCAAACTCCCAGCTGAGAGAGCTCGACCTCAGTCGCAACAACCTGCAGGATTTAGGGGTGCAGCTGCTCTCTGTTGGACTGGGGAGTTCAAAATGTAGGCTGGAGATACTGAG GCTGTCATGTTGTGGGATCACAGAGGAAGGCTGCGCCTCTCTGGCCTCGGCTCTGAggtccaacccctcccatctgagagagctggacctcaGCTACAATCACCCAGGAGAGTCAGGAGCGAGGCTGCTCTCTGAGAGACTGGAGGATCCAAAATGTAGAATGGAAAAACTCAA TGTGGATCATGATGAGGAGCACTGGGTAAACCCACAGCTTCTGAACAAGT ATGCCTGCGATCTCACACTTGACCCCAACACGGTGAACGAACACCTCCTCCTGACCGAGTGCAGGAAAGTGAACTTTACTGAAGAAAAGCAGCCGTATCCCGATCACCCAGAGAGATTTGATGAACAAAGCCAGGTGCTGTGTAGAGAGGGTCTGACTGGACGCTGctactgggaggtggagtggaaAGGATTCGTGAATATTGGTGTGGCATATAAGAGCCAAGGGAGGAAAGGACGGCGGGACACGGAAATTGACTGGAGCGACAAGGCCTGGTGTTTCAATGAGACTGTGTGGAACGGTTATTCCTTCCGTCACGGGCGAGGGAGGGAGACTTTTATTCCTGTCCCAATCATTGACGTCCAAGCATTTCTGGCCAGACCGAGGAGACTGGGATTGTTTCTGGACTGGCCGGCTGGCACTCTGTCTTTCTATTGGCTGTCTGGTGACACAAAAACTCTCCTTCATACGTTCCACACCACTTTCACAGAGCCTCTCCACGTGGCGTTCACTGTTTATGTCGGATCCTCTTTGACCCTGTCCAGTGCAGTGAAGCTGAGAATGGATAGT GCTCGGCCAAGCTTCACTCCGGAGGTGATAACAGGAAGAATAGGCATTTCATACAG GTTCAAGTTTCCCAGTTCAGGTGTGTTCCAGTGTTCTTTGACCGGGCTAGTGTTTAATGTGACTCACAAGGGGGAGGTCACGTACAAGACTTTGATCTGGGATAACACGCTCCTCCAGTCGGCTTTCAAGGTGCCTGGAGGCCCACTGTTCAGCATCGAGTGTCCTCAGGACTCTATCTCTCAGCTGCACCTCCCACACTGTGATCCTGAGCCTG CACCGGTCTCCAAAAGCCTCTCTGTTGTCCACATCACCGACGACGGCATGAGCATCATACAGCCGCTGGAGATTACTGAAACCCACGTGGTCGTGGACACCCCTCACCTCTCTGCCTTTGGCATTGTATGGGATCTTATCGAGAGGTTTATGAATTTCATGACGAAACCAGTGAGTGGCCAAATCCTGCTGTTCCTGCGACCAACATACAGAGGGGGGAACCTCATCCTCAGTGTGATTCTGCTACCGAGCAACGTACCTCTGCAGGAG GTAAAAGCACAACATGAAAGTTCTGAATACATCCAGGCCCCATCCTACTGTCTCCTCCTCAAAGACCAATATTACAGCCTCCACAGTGACCCGGAGGGCTACAAAATACAGCCTCCAGTGAGTATGAGTATCAGAGGCAACGTCTGCTGCCAGTGA